A genome region from Bordetella genomosp. 10 includes the following:
- a CDS encoding aminotransferase class III-fold pyridoxal phosphate-dependent enzyme, translated as MTALSPVVDPGSSGVSGDADLRRRAARVIPGGMYGHLNARLLPPGYPQFYERAEGCRLWDADGREYLDFMCSWGPIIVGHRHPAVEEAARRQAALGDCMNGPTARLVELSERLVHLLPHADWAVFQKNGTDATTTAVTMARAGTRKRKIVLAKGAYHGAVPWCSPSLAGVTAEDRAHLIYFRYNDVESLEAAVREAGDDLAAILVSAFRHDMGQPQELPTAAFARAARALCDRAGAALIVDEVRAGFRLSMQGSWERLGVRPDLSAWSKAIANGYALAAVTGNDAFRQAAQEVYVTGSFWMGGVAMAAALATLDVLENNDAIRHFEETGQRLRDGLARQAARHGLAIRQTGPAQLPSVLFEDDADYAKGAYFAAEAIKHGIYLHHRHNMFLSLAHTVQDIDLALQVTDHACARLAAHL; from the coding sequence ATGACCGCCCTTTCACCGGTAGTGGATCCTGGCAGTAGCGGCGTTTCCGGCGATGCGGACCTGCGCCGCCGCGCGGCGCGCGTCATTCCCGGCGGCATGTATGGCCACCTCAACGCCAGGCTGTTGCCGCCCGGTTATCCGCAGTTCTACGAGCGGGCCGAGGGTTGCCGCCTCTGGGATGCCGACGGCCGCGAATATCTGGACTTCATGTGTAGCTGGGGGCCCATCATCGTCGGGCATCGGCACCCCGCCGTCGAAGAGGCGGCGCGGCGCCAGGCGGCGCTGGGCGATTGCATGAACGGTCCCACCGCCCGGCTGGTCGAGCTTTCCGAACGGCTGGTGCATCTGCTGCCGCACGCCGACTGGGCCGTCTTCCAGAAAAACGGCACGGACGCGACCACCACCGCGGTGACCATGGCGCGCGCCGGCACCCGCAAGCGCAAGATCGTGCTGGCCAAGGGGGCTTACCACGGCGCCGTGCCCTGGTGCTCGCCGTCGCTGGCCGGCGTGACGGCGGAAGATCGCGCCCATCTCATCTACTTCCGCTACAACGACGTCGAGAGCCTCGAAGCCGCCGTGCGCGAGGCCGGCGACGACCTGGCCGCCATCCTGGTGTCCGCCTTCCGCCACGATATGGGACAGCCGCAGGAGCTGCCGACCGCGGCCTTCGCGCGCGCGGCCCGCGCCCTCTGCGACCGGGCCGGCGCGGCCCTGATCGTCGACGAGGTGCGCGCCGGCTTCCGCCTGTCCATGCAAGGCAGTTGGGAACGCCTGGGCGTGCGTCCCGATCTATCGGCCTGGAGCAAGGCCATCGCGAACGGCTACGCCCTGGCGGCGGTCACCGGCAACGACGCTTTCCGCCAGGCCGCGCAGGAGGTCTACGTCACGGGTTCGTTCTGGATGGGCGGCGTCGCCATGGCCGCCGCCTTGGCCACCCTGGACGTCCTGGAAAACAACGACGCCATCCGGCATTTCGAAGAAACGGGACAACGCCTGCGCGACGGCCTGGCCCGCCAGGCCGCCCGCCATGGCCTGGCCATCCGGCAAACGGGCCCCGCGCAACTGCCTTCGGTGCTGTTCGAGGACGACGCCGATTACGCCAAGGGCGCTTATTTCGCCGCCGAGGCGATCAAGCACGGCATCTACCTGCATCACCGCCACAACATGTTCCTGAGCCTTGCGCACACGGTTCAGGACATAGATCTCGCATTGCAAGTCACCGACCACGCCTGCGCCCGCCTCGCGGCGCATCTGTGA
- a CDS encoding GntR family transcriptional regulator translates to MAIEQPSVTRTSLTGQVYRTLRDRLMSGRFQPGERLKIKELAADLQVSETPVREAILLLANDGAIEMKAGYYFLTRRLSLAEYMEIRRLRLLLEPMAAVEALPHVDAAFIADLERAHATLVRAEQEKDYPQAVQSNFDFHFLLYRRSGMGQLTDILERLWIQAGPLLNYLYPHGHPTYHGDHQHEQIVAAIKARDPQALKTAVEQDLIEGGEQFINYLASIDGKDVEPVKKSSTKSVRRAPRKTARA, encoded by the coding sequence ATGGCAATCGAGCAACCGTCCGTCACCCGCACGAGCCTGACCGGCCAGGTCTACCGCACCCTGCGCGACCGCCTCATGTCGGGCCGCTTCCAGCCCGGCGAGCGGCTGAAGATCAAGGAGCTCGCCGCCGACCTGCAAGTCAGCGAAACCCCCGTGCGCGAAGCCATCCTGCTGCTGGCCAACGACGGCGCCATCGAGATGAAGGCGGGCTACTATTTCCTCACCCGCCGCCTGTCACTGGCCGAGTACATGGAGATCCGGCGCCTGCGCCTGCTGCTCGAGCCCATGGCCGCCGTCGAGGCGCTGCCCCACGTCGACGCGGCCTTCATCGCCGACCTCGAACGCGCCCACGCCACGCTGGTGCGCGCCGAACAGGAAAAGGACTATCCGCAGGCGGTGCAATCGAATTTCGATTTCCACTTCCTCCTCTATCGCCGCTCCGGCATGGGGCAACTGACGGACATCCTCGAACGCCTGTGGATACAGGCGGGGCCGCTGCTGAACTACCTCTATCCGCACGGCCATCCGACCTACCACGGCGACCACCAGCACGAGCAGATCGTCGCGGCGATCAAGGCCCGCGACCCGCAGGCGCTGAAGACCGCGGTCGAACAGGACTTGATCGAAGGTGGCGAACAGTTCATCAACTACCTGGCCAGCATCGACGGCAAGGACGTCGAACCCGTCAAAAAATCCTCCACCAAATCGGTGCGGCGCGCGCCGCGCAAGACGGCTCGCGCATAG
- a CDS encoding PepSY domain-containing protein: METPWSAFKRAVYLVHRWMGIAASLLMAAWFVSGMVMLFVGYPKLTPWERLAHLPALDADRVRVPVADALARVGATANAAEIVLTSVAGRPVYRVRDGAGRLYAVDAANGQPLPRAGPEAAEAAARAWAGPSGAGARYVDTVAEDRWTHSGALDPHRPLLRVQLDDDARTLLYVSSATGEVVMDAPLAQRAWNYVGAWLHWLYFLRDRPVDPGWSWIVIVLSAAGTVVAVTGTLAGVWRWRFRGRYKSGSRSPYRDFYPRWHHLTGLAFAAITCTWIFSGLMSMNPLGVFAAQGQRPDVVSYRGGVPGALRPALQPAEALRALQSASFAPRELAWRVLDGRPYLLARDGADRTRLVLDGVAGNGAGLDHAQPRILKQWPETALRAAAARLVAAPLADMRLLDRYDDYYYGRAPEAMNGGLERRLPVWRLKYADAADTWVYLDPRTGDMALGVDRAQRRGRWLFNFLHSWDLPAMLRDEGWRAAVLIFLSAGGLALSLTGVVIGVARLRRKLGRRSQPPGRARPPMPAAPRRKT, from the coding sequence ATGGAAACGCCCTGGTCCGCCTTCAAGCGCGCCGTGTACCTGGTGCACCGCTGGATGGGCATCGCCGCCTCCCTGCTGATGGCCGCGTGGTTCGTCAGCGGCATGGTGATGCTCTTCGTCGGCTATCCGAAGCTGACGCCCTGGGAGCGCCTGGCGCACTTGCCGGCGCTGGACGCGGATCGGGTCCGCGTACCGGTGGCGGACGCCCTCGCGCGCGTCGGGGCGACAGCGAACGCCGCCGAAATCGTCCTTACCTCGGTCGCGGGGCGGCCCGTCTACCGCGTGCGCGACGGCGCCGGACGGCTTTACGCGGTCGACGCGGCGAACGGCCAACCGCTGCCGCGCGCCGGGCCGGAGGCGGCCGAGGCCGCGGCGCGGGCCTGGGCAGGCCCGTCCGGCGCCGGGGCGCGCTACGTGGACACCGTCGCGGAGGACCGCTGGACCCACTCCGGCGCCCTGGATCCGCACCGGCCGCTGCTGCGCGTCCAACTGGACGACGACGCGCGGACCCTGCTCTATGTGTCGTCGGCCACCGGCGAAGTGGTGATGGACGCGCCGCTGGCGCAACGCGCCTGGAACTATGTCGGCGCCTGGCTGCATTGGCTGTATTTCCTGCGCGACCGTCCCGTCGACCCCGGCTGGAGCTGGATCGTCATCGTCCTGTCGGCGGCGGGCACGGTCGTGGCGGTGACCGGCACGCTGGCCGGCGTGTGGCGCTGGCGCTTCCGCGGCCGCTACAAATCGGGCTCGCGGTCTCCCTACCGGGATTTCTATCCGCGCTGGCACCACCTGACCGGGCTGGCCTTCGCGGCGATCACCTGCACCTGGATCTTCAGCGGCTTGATGTCCATGAATCCGCTGGGCGTATTCGCGGCGCAGGGGCAGCGGCCGGACGTCGTCTCCTACCGGGGCGGCGTGCCCGGCGCGCTGCGGCCGGCGCTGCAGCCGGCCGAGGCCTTGCGGGCGTTGCAGTCGGCGTCCTTCGCGCCGCGCGAACTCGCCTGGCGGGTGCTGGACGGCCGGCCCTATCTGCTGGCGCGCGACGGCGCCGACCGCACGCGGCTGGTGCTGGACGGCGTGGCCGGGAACGGCGCCGGCCTTGACCATGCGCAACCGCGCATCCTGAAGCAATGGCCGGAGACCGCATTGCGGGCCGCCGCCGCCCGTCTCGTCGCCGCGCCCCTGGCGGACATGCGCCTGCTGGACCGCTACGACGACTATTACTACGGGCGGGCTCCGGAAGCCATGAACGGCGGCCTCGAACGGCGCCTGCCGGTCTGGCGGCTGAAATACGCCGACGCGGCCGATACCTGGGTCTACCTGGATCCGCGAACGGGCGACATGGCGCTGGGCGTGGACCGCGCGCAACGCCGCGGCCGCTGGCTGTTCAACTTCCTGCACAGTTGGGACTTGCCCGCCATGTTGCGGGACGAAGGATGGCGCGCGGCCGTGCTGATATTCCTGAGCGCCGGCGGCCTCGCCCTGAGCCTGACCGGCGTCGTGATCGGCGTGGCGCGTCTCCGGCGGAAGTTGGGACGACGATCCCAACCGCCAGGACGAGCGCGCCCGCCCATGCCGGCCGCGCCCCGGCGAAAAACCTGA
- a CDS encoding thiamine pyrophosphate-requiring protein: protein MATTVGDFLVDRLYAWGVRRIFGYPGDGINGVFGALRRARGKIEFVQARHEEMAAFMASAHAKFTGELGVCIATSGPGASHLLTGLYDARMDHVPVLAIAGQQARASLGGHYQQELDLVSMFKDVAGAFVQQAVVPGQVRHLVDRAVRTALAERKVTALVLPNDLQELGYEPPGHKHGTVHSGVGYQAPRLLPFKEDLERAAEVLNAGKKVAILVGAGALAATDEVIAVADRLGAGVAKALLGKAVLPDDTPWVTGSIGLLGTKPSYEMMEACDTLLMIGSGFPYSEFLPKEGAARGVQIDIKADMLSLRYPMEVSLVGDSAQTLRELLPLLEQKTDTRWRDDIAHWTGRWWKTLEKRALEPGREGVNPQRSVWELSSRVPADAVVTSDSGSVANWYARDLKVQRGMMCSLSGGLASMGAAVPYAIAAKFAHPARPVIALVGDGAMQMNNMAELITVAKYWEQWADPRWICMVLNNGDLNQVTWEQRVMNGDPKFSASQDIPSIPYHAFAEMIGLKGIYVDQDDMLGAAWDTALHADRPVVIEVKADPSVPPLPPHITMTQARAFGKALLQGDPDQGNVVIDTARQVLGSVLPGGA, encoded by the coding sequence ATGGCCACCACTGTCGGCGATTTCCTGGTTGACCGCCTGTATGCCTGGGGCGTGCGCCGCATCTTCGGTTATCCGGGCGACGGCATCAACGGCGTCTTCGGGGCCTTGCGGCGGGCGCGCGGCAAGATCGAGTTCGTGCAGGCCCGCCACGAGGAAATGGCCGCGTTCATGGCCAGCGCCCATGCAAAATTTACTGGAGAGCTGGGCGTGTGCATCGCCACGTCCGGCCCCGGGGCCTCCCATTTGTTGACCGGCCTCTATGACGCCCGCATGGACCATGTGCCGGTGCTGGCCATCGCCGGCCAGCAGGCGCGCGCGTCGCTGGGCGGCCATTACCAGCAGGAGCTGGACCTCGTCTCGATGTTCAAGGACGTCGCCGGCGCCTTCGTGCAGCAGGCCGTGGTGCCCGGCCAGGTGCGCCACCTGGTCGACCGGGCCGTCCGCACGGCCCTGGCGGAGCGCAAGGTGACGGCGCTGGTGCTGCCCAACGACCTGCAGGAGCTGGGATACGAGCCGCCGGGCCACAAGCACGGCACGGTGCATTCCGGCGTCGGCTACCAGGCGCCGCGCCTGCTTCCTTTCAAGGAAGACCTGGAGCGCGCCGCCGAGGTCCTGAACGCCGGCAAGAAGGTCGCGATCCTGGTCGGCGCCGGCGCGCTCGCCGCCACCGATGAGGTGATCGCCGTGGCGGACCGCCTGGGGGCGGGCGTGGCCAAGGCCTTGCTGGGCAAGGCGGTATTGCCGGACGATACGCCCTGGGTCACCGGTTCCATCGGCTTGCTGGGCACCAAGCCCAGCTACGAAATGATGGAGGCTTGCGACACGCTGCTGATGATCGGGTCCGGTTTTCCGTACTCGGAATTCCTGCCCAAGGAAGGCGCCGCGCGCGGGGTGCAGATCGATATCAAGGCCGATATGCTGAGCCTGCGCTACCCCATGGAGGTCAGCCTGGTGGGCGACAGCGCCCAGACCTTGCGCGAACTGCTGCCGCTGCTGGAGCAGAAGACCGACACGCGATGGCGCGACGACATCGCCCATTGGACCGGCCGCTGGTGGAAGACCTTGGAGAAGCGCGCGCTGGAGCCCGGGCGCGAAGGCGTGAATCCGCAGCGCAGCGTGTGGGAGCTGTCGTCCCGCGTGCCGGCCGACGCCGTCGTCACCAGCGACTCGGGCTCGGTGGCCAATTGGTATGCGCGGGATTTGAAGGTGCAGCGCGGCATGATGTGCTCGCTGTCCGGCGGACTGGCGTCCATGGGCGCGGCGGTTCCCTATGCCATCGCTGCCAAGTTCGCCCATCCGGCGCGGCCGGTCATCGCGCTGGTGGGCGACGGCGCGATGCAGATGAACAATATGGCGGAGTTGATCACCGTCGCCAAATATTGGGAACAGTGGGCCGACCCGCGATGGATCTGCATGGTCCTGAACAACGGCGACCTGAACCAGGTGACGTGGGAACAGCGGGTCATGAACGGCGACCCCAAGTTTTCCGCATCGCAGGATATTCCGTCGATTCCTTATCACGCCTTCGCCGAAATGATAGGCCTGAAGGGGATATACGTGGACCAGGACGACATGCTGGGCGCGGCATGGGATACGGCGCTGCATGCCGACCGTCCCGTGGTCATCGAGGTGAAGGCCGACCCTAGCGTGCCGCCGCTGCCGCCGCACATCACCATGACCCAGGCGCGCGCCTTCGGCAAGGCGCTGCTGCAAGGCGACCCCGACCAGGGCAACGTGGTGATCGACACGGCGCGCCAAGTCTTGGGCAGCGTGCTGCCGGGCGGCGCATAG
- a CDS encoding transketolase: MDTALRFEPTRTAGELRAIALALRKQVVRMVARTGQGYVQQGLGAADLFTALYFAELRQRPQTPDWPERDRFILSTAHNTAIFYATLAARGYFPPALLDGYCDDGSPLEINASERLGPMIEATCGSLGQGLSVGVGMAATLKRTGGGSRVFVMLGDGELQEGQVWEAAMAAGNWRLDNLCLIIDANDMQVEGHIDQVQPHEPLADKWRAFGWRVEDIDGNDMDAILAMLDRVRATPGQPHCIIARTLVGKGAPSLEGLLGHNLRLPPETAAQALMELDRKAHP, translated from the coding sequence ATGGACACCGCACTCCGTTTCGAACCGACGCGCACCGCCGGCGAACTGCGCGCCATCGCGCTGGCCCTGCGCAAGCAGGTCGTCCGCATGGTGGCGCGCACCGGACAAGGCTATGTGCAGCAGGGACTGGGCGCCGCCGACCTGTTCACCGCCCTGTACTTCGCCGAGCTCCGGCAGCGTCCGCAGACGCCCGACTGGCCGGAACGCGACCGCTTCATCCTGTCCACCGCGCACAACACCGCCATCTTCTATGCCACGCTGGCGGCGCGCGGCTATTTCCCGCCGGCCTTGCTCGACGGCTATTGCGACGACGGCTCCCCGCTGGAGATCAACGCATCCGAGCGGCTCGGTCCGATGATCGAGGCCACCTGCGGCTCCCTGGGCCAGGGACTGTCGGTGGGCGTCGGCATGGCCGCCACGCTCAAGCGCACGGGCGGCGGCAGCCGCGTCTTCGTCATGCTGGGCGATGGCGAATTGCAGGAGGGCCAGGTCTGGGAAGCGGCCATGGCCGCCGGCAACTGGCGGCTGGACAACCTTTGCCTGATCATCGACGCCAACGACATGCAGGTCGAGGGCCATATCGACCAGGTGCAGCCGCACGAGCCCCTGGCCGACAAATGGCGGGCCTTCGGCTGGCGCGTCGAGGACATCGACGGCAACGATATGGACGCCATCCTCGCGATGCTGGACCGCGTGCGCGCGACGCCCGGGCAGCCGCATTGCATCATCGCCCGCACCCTGGTCGGCAAGGGCGCGCCCTCGCTGGAAGGACTGCTGGGCCACAACCTGCGCCTGCCGCCCGAGACGGCGGCGCAAGCCCTCATGGAACTGGACAGGAAGGCACACCCGTGA
- a CDS encoding TonB-dependent receptor, whose protein sequence is MAPGLALAAADTPAATPGVVAPGAPAPATPPQPVRTNPSAPTPTATLAPVTVTAEDGSALDIPAATGSNLGLTPRQTPASVDTIDRAQLEQRGDANLIDAITRAPGFSNIAHPGNGGSALSVRGFTDSTSVMQLYDGLRQYGGLGVTFPFDTWSIDRIEVLRGPASVIYGEGAIGGVVNVIPKKPTNGPIENEVQATVGTEDTQRLSFGSGGAINDKLSYRFDISGNHSGNWVDMGDSRNLSISGALKLTVSPEFSLTLSHAQGWQQPMRYFGVPLIDGRLDDSIRKKNYNVGDAMIKYDDRWTELSAQWTPNADTTVRTRLYQVDSHRHWRDAEYYTWQPSSGLIQRSSYTEILHDQSELGATSDATFKGHVLGLANQVSVGFDASHSSFKHTNNSPYSGVTYVDPYDFGHGDFINVAGTAPKYRNKASQYAFYGEDRLSLTDKWSVVGGLRYDHVDVSRRDLVLDQQAFDQRYSHTGWRLGTVYDLTPDLSVYGQYAEAADPVSALLMLSPSNSGFSMSTGRQVEIGLKQSFLDGNGDFTLAGYRIVKKNLVTADALDPSTSVQVGKQSSRGIEATLGLTLARDWRLDANATLLRARYDDFTESVGGVAVSRAGNVPANVPERLANVWLSWRFLPQWTASAGLRYVGRRYADRANTLEMAAYTTTDLALKWEPRRDLSFTLRGFNIFDRHYTTTAYYNATQWLYDDGRRVELTMNYKF, encoded by the coding sequence ATGGCGCCCGGCCTGGCGCTTGCCGCGGCGGACACGCCGGCGGCAACCCCCGGCGTCGTAGCGCCGGGGGCTCCCGCGCCAGCCACGCCGCCCCAGCCCGTGCGGACGAATCCGTCCGCGCCGACGCCGACCGCCACCCTGGCGCCGGTCACCGTCACCGCGGAGGACGGCTCCGCCCTCGACATTCCCGCGGCCACCGGTTCCAACCTGGGCCTGACGCCGCGCCAGACGCCGGCCAGCGTGGACACGATAGACCGCGCGCAACTGGAGCAGCGCGGCGACGCCAACCTCATCGACGCCATCACCCGCGCGCCTGGGTTCAGCAACATTGCCCATCCCGGCAACGGCGGATCGGCGCTGTCGGTGCGCGGTTTCACCGATTCCACCTCGGTCATGCAGCTCTACGACGGCCTGCGCCAATATGGCGGCCTGGGCGTCACCTTTCCCTTCGATACCTGGTCGATCGACCGCATCGAAGTGCTGCGCGGTCCCGCCTCGGTCATCTATGGCGAAGGCGCCATCGGCGGCGTGGTCAACGTCATTCCCAAGAAGCCGACCAACGGTCCCATCGAAAACGAGGTCCAGGCCACCGTGGGCACGGAGGACACCCAGCGCCTGTCCTTCGGCAGCGGCGGCGCCATCAACGACAAACTGTCCTATCGCTTCGACATCAGCGGCAATCATTCAGGAAACTGGGTGGACATGGGCGATTCGAGAAATCTCAGTATTTCCGGCGCCTTGAAGTTGACCGTGTCCCCGGAATTCAGCCTGACGCTGAGCCATGCCCAGGGCTGGCAACAGCCCATGCGCTATTTCGGCGTGCCGCTGATCGACGGCCGCCTCGACGATTCAATCCGCAAAAAGAACTACAACGTGGGCGACGCCATGATCAAGTACGACGACCGCTGGACCGAGCTGTCGGCGCAATGGACGCCCAACGCGGACACGACCGTGCGCACGCGCCTGTACCAGGTGGACAGCCACCGCCACTGGCGCGACGCGGAGTACTACACCTGGCAGCCCTCCAGCGGCCTGATCCAGCGCTCGTCCTACACCGAAATCCTGCACGACCAATCGGAGCTGGGCGCCACCTCCGACGCCACCTTCAAGGGACATGTGCTGGGCCTGGCCAACCAGGTGTCGGTCGGCTTCGACGCCAGCCACAGCAGCTTCAAGCACACCAACAACTCGCCCTACTCCGGCGTCACCTACGTCGACCCCTACGACTTCGGCCATGGCGACTTCATCAACGTCGCGGGCACCGCGCCGAAGTACCGCAACAAGGCCTCGCAGTACGCCTTCTACGGCGAGGACAGGTTGTCGCTGACCGACAAGTGGTCGGTGGTCGGCGGCCTGCGCTACGACCATGTGGACGTGTCGCGGCGCGACCTGGTGCTGGACCAGCAGGCCTTCGACCAGCGCTATTCGCATACCGGCTGGCGCCTGGGCACGGTCTACGACCTGACGCCGGACTTGTCCGTCTACGGCCAGTATGCGGAAGCCGCCGATCCGGTCAGTGCCCTGCTGATGCTGTCGCCCTCGAACAGCGGCTTCAGCATGTCCACCGGCCGCCAGGTCGAGATCGGCCTGAAGCAGTCCTTTCTGGACGGCAACGGCGACTTCACCCTGGCGGGCTATCGCATCGTGAAGAAGAACCTGGTCACGGCCGATGCCCTGGATCCGTCCACCAGCGTGCAGGTGGGCAAGCAGTCCTCGCGCGGCATCGAGGCCACGCTGGGCCTGACGCTGGCGCGCGACTGGCGCCTGGACGCGAACGCCACGCTGCTGCGGGCGCGCTACGACGACTTCACGGAATCCGTCGGCGGCGTGGCGGTCTCGCGGGCGGGCAACGTGCCGGCCAACGTGCCCGAGCGGCTGGCCAATGTCTGGCTGAGCTGGCGTTTCCTGCCGCAATGGACGGCCAGCGCGGGCCTGCGCTATGTCGGCCGGCGCTACGCGGACCGCGCCAATACGCTGGAGATGGCGGCCTACACCACGACCGACCTGGCGCTGAAATGGGAGCCGCGGCGCGACCTCTCCTTCACGCTGCGCGGCTTCAACATCTTCGACCGGCACTACACCACCACCGCGTACTACAACGCGACGCAGTGGCTGTATGACGACGGCCGGCGCGTGGAGCTGACCATGAACTACAAGTTCTAG
- a CDS encoding transketolase family protein, whose product MNAPSVNTHSVNAPSLTVNDFTDRSGQGVAAKPYGSALLAAARRDPRIVALTADLSGPTETDLLRDALPDQFFQVGIAEANMMGMAGGMARCGRIPFVHTFSVFATRRAYDQLAMQIAYPRLNVKVVGFIPGLDTLLGVSHQAIDDIAMMRGLPNMHILEPAPGQVADAVAEAVAHEGPVYLRLARAREQAAGAAAPSSGGRGYAVLREGADGLLLACGLSVPEAQGAADRLAARGIDVGVVAVTRLKPLSADLLALARAAGAVLTVENHSIVGGLGSALAEQIAEAGCALRFGRVGVPDVFAYGATTPHLMREFGMDAKGIARRFEALVGVDGKAA is encoded by the coding sequence GTGAACGCCCCTTCAGTTAACACCCATTCAGTGAACGCTCCGTCGTTGACCGTCAATGACTTTACCGACCGATCCGGCCAGGGCGTGGCGGCCAAGCCTTACGGCTCGGCCTTGCTGGCCGCCGCCAGGCGCGACCCGCGCATCGTCGCCCTTACGGCCGATCTCAGCGGACCGACCGAAACCGACCTGCTGCGCGACGCCCTGCCCGACCAGTTCTTCCAGGTGGGCATCGCAGAGGCCAACATGATGGGCATGGCTGGAGGCATGGCCCGTTGCGGCCGCATTCCGTTCGTGCACACCTTCAGCGTCTTCGCCACGCGGCGCGCCTATGATCAACTGGCCATGCAGATCGCCTATCCCCGCCTGAACGTCAAGGTGGTGGGATTCATTCCGGGCCTCGATACCTTGCTGGGCGTCAGCCACCAGGCCATCGACGATATCGCGATGATGCGCGGCCTGCCCAATATGCACATCCTGGAGCCGGCGCCGGGCCAGGTCGCGGACGCCGTGGCCGAAGCCGTCGCGCACGAAGGGCCGGTCTATCTGCGCCTGGCGCGAGCCAGGGAGCAGGCCGCCGGCGCCGCCGCGCCCTCCTCCGGCGGCCGCGGTTACGCGGTCCTGCGGGAAGGCGCGGACGGACTGCTACTGGCCTGCGGCCTGAGCGTGCCCGAAGCGCAGGGCGCCGCCGATCGCCTGGCCGCGCGCGGCATCGACGTGGGCGTAGTCGCGGTGACGCGGCTCAAGCCGCTGAGCGCCGACCTGCTGGCGCTGGCGCGCGCGGCCGGCGCCGTGCTGACCGTCGAGAATCACTCCATCGTCGGCGGCTTGGGTTCCGCGCTGGCGGAGCAGATCGCCGAAGCCGGCTGCGCCCTGCGCTTCGGGCGCGTGGGCGTGCCGGACGTCTTCGCTTATGGCGCCACCACGCCGCACCTGATGCGCGAGTTCGGCATGGATGCGAAGGGCATCGCCCGCAGATTCGAAGCCTTGGTGGGCGTGGACGGTAAAGCCGCGTAG
- the zigA gene encoding zinc metallochaperone GTPase ZigA — translation MTIASSTAATPRTLPVTVLSGFLGAGKTTLLNHILNNREGRRVAVIVNDMSEVNIDAALVRAGGAELSRTDEKLVEMSNGCICCTLREDLLLEVGRLAAEGRFDQLVIESTGISEPLPVAETFTFEGEDGRSLSDAARLDTMVTVVDAYNFLRDYGSQDSLQARGESLGEEDERTVVDLLIEQVEFCDVIVLNKIDLVDEQERERLLAILRTLNPRARIELAQQGQVPLDRVLDTGLFNFDEASKAPGWLREMRGQHVPETEEYGIRSFVYRARRPFHPERFKALTQREWPGVVRSKGYFWLASQPEVACSWSQAGAVARHGPAGYWWAAMPPEEWPQDPEYLASIRKNWDDRVGDARQEIVIIGMGMDEAVLRAWFDACLLDDAEMAAGPAEWKKWAGEDEEGETAAAP, via the coding sequence ATGACCATTGCCTCATCTACCGCCGCCACGCCGCGCACGCTGCCCGTTACGGTGCTTTCGGGATTCCTGGGCGCGGGCAAGACCACGCTGTTGAACCACATCCTGAACAACCGTGAGGGGCGGCGGGTGGCGGTCATCGTGAACGACATGTCGGAGGTCAACATCGATGCCGCCCTGGTGCGTGCCGGCGGCGCGGAGCTCTCGCGCACGGACGAGAAGCTGGTGGAAATGAGCAATGGCTGCATCTGCTGTACCTTGCGCGAAGACCTGTTGCTGGAGGTAGGGCGGCTCGCCGCCGAAGGCCGTTTCGACCAGCTCGTGATCGAGTCCACCGGCATTTCCGAGCCCTTGCCCGTGGCGGAAACCTTCACCTTCGAAGGCGAGGACGGCCGCAGCCTGAGCGACGCGGCCCGGCTGGACACCATGGTCACCGTGGTCGACGCCTACAACTTCCTGCGCGACTACGGCTCGCAGGACAGCCTGCAGGCGCGCGGCGAGTCGCTGGGCGAGGAAGACGAACGCACGGTGGTCGACCTGCTGATCGAGCAAGTGGAGTTCTGCGATGTCATCGTGCTGAACAAGATCGACCTGGTCGACGAGCAGGAGCGCGAGCGGCTGCTGGCCATCCTGCGCACCTTGAATCCGCGCGCGCGGATCGAGCTGGCGCAGCAGGGACAGGTGCCGCTGGATCGGGTGCTGGACACCGGCCTGTTCAATTTCGACGAGGCTTCCAAGGCGCCGGGATGGCTGCGCGAGATGCGCGGCCAGCACGTCCCCGAGACGGAGGAATACGGCATCCGCAGCTTCGTCTATCGCGCGCGCCGGCCCTTCCATCCCGAACGGTTCAAGGCGCTCACGCAGCGCGAATGGCCGGGCGTGGTGCGATCCAAGGGCTATTTCTGGCTGGCCTCGCAGCCGGAAGTCGCCTGTTCATGGTCGCAGGCGGGCGCCGTGGCCCGTCACGGCCCGGCGGGCTATTGGTGGGCGGCCATGCCGCCAGAAGAGTGGCCGCAGGATCCCGAATATCTCGCTTCCATTCGGAAGAATTGGGACGATCGGGTCGGCGACGCGCGCCAGGAGATCGTCATCATCGGGATGGGCATGGACGAGGCCGTCCTGCGCGCCTGGTTCGACGCCTGCCTGCTGGACGATGCGGAGATGGCGGCGGGTCCCGCGGAATGGAAGAAGTGGGCAGGGGAAGACGAAGAAGGAGAAACCGCCGCGGCCCCCTGA